ggtatgtctccttgagctgaaCATTACACCTCTGGCTCaaagcgtagacataccctaagaacaACCCAAAACACAAAGCTGTATTTTTCATCTACTCACAGGAATCTCATGAGACAGCCTGATCCTGAGATCTGCTTTGTGCCTTCTGGGAGCTCCCGAGGACCCTCAACCATCACTTgattcaatgggaacagagggaAGTCAGCATTTcaaaggatcaggccccaaatgagaAATTAACCTGTTTGTATTTGCAGGACGGTCTCCCTCTCTGGCTAGGAAAGAAGTGTTAAGGTGGCAACATGAGCATATTAAGATCAGGGTATGGAACCCCTTGTCCTAAAGGCAGCAAAACACAACTCAAAATCAAGTGATGTAGAAAATTAGGTCCATCACTGTGCTACTAGAACTAGCTACAGTTTAGAAGACATACAGATGAGCTACCAAAAGCTTTTGATAGCCTGCTGGACTCACTAGTACAGTTGTGAAACTGATTTTGGTTTGTCTACTCATGACATGAATAAGGCTTTTGTAAAACAGATaaaatttttaaactaaaaattatGCTAAATGTCCATCTCACATGAAGGACAGAACATAGACATCCCAATTTGTACATCATAATAGGGTTTTACTGGCTACCACTTTTTGCCACAACTTAGTATGCAGTTAAAATAGCTTATTGATGCCAACAAAAAGATAAGAATAAGTATTTCTTTAAGCATATTGCTACAGTACCCTTGGCAGAAATGCTATATTACATACAACCCCTAACAAACAGAATGATTCAAGATATAATGGGTCCAGCCAGTGCACTTGTTACATGAGGCCAGAAATCCGCTGGGCGTCCGTCTGAAAGGAACACATCAAACAGAGCTTTTTTATTGCAAATACAAAATTTGCAACTTAtaacatctgaaaaaaaaaatcttttaaatcatTAACATTTTTGTACAAGCCAATTAACAGAGAACTGGGAGGAGTCATCTTATTATTACATTTTAACAAAACATACCATCTTGCTATTTTTACAATTAGTGTTAAGAATAAAGGGGCAAATCGAATTTTTTATCATCATCTGAAgcaataaaatttattttttaggAATTTCATTTCCAAAGATTGAGAGGAGGAGTCAATTTAAAGCTGTGACCTAACATTAGGCTCTGGGTCGCAAAAAGCAAAGTCTCTCTTCTTGCTGCTGAATATACAGAGGGCCAATTAAAATTTATGGGAAGTGAAAGTATTTAACAGTCTGAGAATGTGAGGTGCTCCAGTTTCACAACCCAGCTACATTCTGCTTTAATAAGTGCATTTTGATTGCCAATTAAAAGTCTGCTGCAATAGTTAGCACCATTACACTGCCCCAGGCACATTTGTAAAGATCACAACTAGAGTATTCAAAAAGTCAGAATTAAAACCGAGCACAAGGTTTGGACCATGTGAAATATTTTATCTTAAAAAAAGATGATGGGGAAGAGAATGATGAATTTCAGATCAGTGAAACGTGTTGGGTTGATAGCCCTAAAGACTGAAGATCTCTGCCAATCCTGGATCCTCTGTTTATCAACAGAACAGGTAGAGAGAGCATAGGTAGTAGCAGTGCAGGCTTTCTTTACAGCACCTTGCCAATGGGCCTCAAGCTTGCCCCAGCAGGACCCCCAGAAAGGGAGAAGAGAATTCAGTCTACAGGCTGGATCCAACCCTTGGACTCTTTGCTCAGATTTCAGTTAGGTAGCCAATTACACCCAATCACGGTAGGCAGTTCTGTGATATCAACATTTGCTCACCAGGAACTAGACCATAGCCACAAACCAGGCATCAGACTGTAAAGACTATTGACCTTTCTTCCCATCCCCTTAAatatgctctttaaaaaaaaaaaaaaatggagcatTGGACAAACTAATATTcctgtatttaaaacaaaatctgaattaCAGAAATTTTTATCTGCTACAATTAGGCTTCTTTGAACTCAAGCTAGTGTTTTGGGGAGGAAGTCCAGGAGAAAAGGATTTCAAGTACCAGAACCTGTATGTTCCATACCAGGCTGACAGACCCACTAGGGTGCCGAACAATTTTTGGGAGAAGTCATGGAAATATACAGCAGTGCAAAAAAACATCCAGACCCAGATCAGGGTCAGAAAGCTCAAGGCAACGAACAGGGCATTGACCACTGCATGTAATCTTGGGCTCCGGTCAGTGTTCAGGACGTGCAGCACAGCCATCTCCTCCACAATCATCAGGGCACAGTATGTTAGGAGGAAGGAGTGCCCTGAGATGTCGAAGCCATTCCAGAAGCCACCACCCTGGCGGCATTGCCACTTGCTGGGGTGCTCCTGGAACAGCACATCAAGTGCTGGCGATTTGTAGCAGTTGCCAGTGAAATCCTCTATGCGCAAGAAGAGACTAGTGCAGACGTACCAAACCACGGTGCCCACCAGCAAGGTGCCGAGACGCCGCAGCACCCCCAGGACATTTCGGCTGAGATAGTAGTTGGTGATAGCAATGAAGGGTAGCAGCAGCCAGAACGTCCAGGCCCAGGCCAATTTGACAAAATAGCTGCCAGGGAGAAGCCAAAGGAAACATATAAATATATTAACCTCCGAGACAGCAAGGAAGGGGTAGGGATTAGGGGTGTACATAGAAGAGGTTTCTAAATTACATCACTCACAACTGTTTACCTTGGTTATTTACACAGCACCCAACACCACAGCATCTAATCTAGAAACCTGGAGAACAGGGGTCCTTAAGCTTTCAAGTGACCGCCAAATAGATTGTCTTGCGGACACATCCCTCCCTCTTCATGAGTGTCTGGAGTATCTGGTCTCTCCTGCCCTCCAATCCACAATGGATTTACATCCCCATAGCAACTACAATTGATAACATGAAAAAGTAATATCAACAtcatgggaatgggggtgggtgggggtggggagatgttgCACACTTTGCCGCTGCTGTAGGCTCTGCTCATTTGCATACACCAGAGGCTCTTTGCATCCTTCCATTCTCCCCTACAAGTTCCCTCTCAACTCCAGGGATTCTCTGCAACCTCCCACGCTCATGTTGGGGCTTCTCTGTGCCTCCCGCTCCTCACTTCCCCCTTGGGTTTGTGTGATTCCCCATTCCTCCCAAACCGAGAGCTCTGTttactcccccttcccctcatcccAGGGGCTGCCCACTATCATTATTTCACTTCTTTCTGTCTGGAGAAAAATCATTCAGGGTGTCAACACATTATATAAACAGAGATGAGACAGgatattgttatgctggaaggtatTAATTGTTGCCATCAACCAGTTCTTTGATCTACTGACAATTGCAGAGGTACTTGAAAATACGGCAGGGGCTTCAACTGTCCTCCAATTTTCCAACATTCAAAAGTTATTGCATTATACCAgaggtctcaaacacgcagcTCGTGGGCCGCATGTTATTTTCTGCGACCCACCAGCTCCCCATGGACCCCCCACAACGTttacctaaagtggctccagCCCGGtgcgcaccgggggcagggcaggctccctccctgcctgcctgccctgccccactctgggaAGCGGCCAGGACCTGGTGGGTgcaaaggggtctgtgtgttgccctcgCCGCTCCTctaggtacctcccccgaagctcccattggccacggttcccagttcccgaccaatgggaacTTCGAGGGAGGTACCTGAAGGCGCGGCCAGGGCAaccacagacccctgtgcccctcccccaggtcctggTCGCCTCCCGGAACtgccccctgcctcctgctggtgatagcccatccaaagtgacaactctttacacaatgtgcatgatggatttgtgcaggaaatggcctaacttcattatcatgcacattgtgtaaagagttgtcactttggatgggctatcaccagcaggagagtgaatttgtgtgggggggtggagggtgagaaaacctggatttgtgctggaaatggcctaacctgaagattactttagataagctattaccagcaggacagtggggtgggaggaggtattgtttcatattctctgtgtatatataaagtctgctgcagtttccacggtatgcatctgatgaagtgagctgtagctcacgaaagctcatgctcaaataaattggttagtctctaaggtgccacaagtactccttttcttttagtgtaaaACTAATCTCTCATCTCTGTCTTTCGCAGGAACCTCAGGGATCACAGGAACACGAGCCGGCACAGCACAGGCAGGCTGGTGCAGGACTGTCAGGTTCACAGGCCCCCTGAATGCTGCTGCTCACAGACGGAAGGTGCTAGCCGGCCACCTGCATAgggctcccctgcccctccgtgtCCTACAAGCAACCAGGCCCAGCCGCAGGAGCGTGGCATGGGTGTCCTGTCTCTCTGGGATCCTTCCGCAGCCCTGCATGGAGGGAGGGACGTACGCCCGGCTGGTGCGCCGGCTGGTGCTGGATCAGGGCTCAAACAGCCACAGCCCCCCCCGAGCCATACACCACCCAGCAGGGTCACTCACACCCCCAGCACGGTCCTCCTCGACCACCCGCCcccgcc
This sequence is a window from Eretmochelys imbricata isolate rEreImb1 chromosome 13, rEreImb1.hap1, whole genome shotgun sequence. Protein-coding genes within it:
- the FITM2 gene encoding acyl-coenzyme A diphosphatase FITM2; translated protein: MEPLDRCARPLRAVLVRSSMRLWLPWGLLGLMLGGSLLKALAPLPDSYLSSKRNLLNIYFVKLAWAWTFWLLLPFIAITNYYLSRNVLGVLRRLGTLLVGTVVWYVCTSLFLRIEDFTGNCYKSPALDVLFQEHPSKWQCRQGGGFWNGFDISGHSFLLTYCALMIVEEMAVLHVLNTDRSPRLHAVVNALFVALSFLTLIWVWMFFCTAVYFHDFSQKLFGTLVGLSAWYGTYRFWYLKSFSPGLPPQNTSLSSKKPNCSR